Below is a genomic region from Virgibacillus dokdonensis.
CAACCCCAATATGAATAATTCCTTCGCTTTCTTCATCTAGTTGTGACACGATGGAGGGGTATATTTCCATACTATCAGCAAAGTTTGGAATGCGAGCATCAACGATAAAACCATCATTCATATATAACCGCATCTTATCGTTATTATCTTTTTCTGGTGTCCAATGCACTTCCGAAATTAGATTTCGAATCGTTTCAGGTAGTTTTTCCATTTCATTCGTTAACCTATGTAAATACGTTTCCTTATTAAACCCCTTTAATAGCGGAGCATCTCCATTATACGTTTTTTTTGCCATACTTTGAAGTGTTGTTCCATTACCTAATACTGGATAGTAAGTCGTTTCTTTTTGTGTGTAACCAACAAGTTCGTATTCTTCAACCGTGATGGAAACGGTCCAAGGTAATTTTCGACTTACCTTAGCAGAAGCAATAATTGGACTATCATTTAACATCGACTCTATCGCATCAGTATCAATTGTCCATATGTTTTTATTATCGGTTAAATCCGCTTGTTTTACAATTTCATTATCCTGTAAAAAAGAATTACCTTCTACTTGGATCGTACGTATATAACTTAACGGCGATTGTAAATAAACAATAATTGAAATCAAAATGAAAAAAATAGACAGGTAAAATAACAGCCTGCGGTTTGCCTTTTTTTTCCTTGCTTGTTTTAATTTTGGAATTCGATCTTCAATCGAAACGACTTTCTTCTGAGCCATCTCCATTTCTTCCTTTATCCTAAATTAACAACAAGAAATGGCATGTACATGCCATTTCAACTTGTTACTATGAGTATATCATATAATCTATGGAAAAATGTAGTGAGACTTAGGGAAATGTAAAGTTTTTTATTTCACTATCTTGTTCTGCTATGGTCCAAAAAATACTACTGGAGAACTTACATATTTTGGGTAATCGGAAAATAGTGTGGAAAGAGGGTTAAAAAGTACCCTCTTCCATAGCTTTAATCAGTGTGGAAAAATCAGCACCATAAACTTCTTCATATACCCATTCGTAACCAGTGTGTGACCAATTTGGGAATTGATCAGGTAACATTTTTCCGAAAGTGACTTCAACTTCTTTGAATTTCTTTTTCTTTTTAACTTTACGATAGCCTTGAGTAAACAAAATCTTCGCTCTAAGGGCCTCAAAAGAGTAACCACGACCAACATGATTCATTGTCTTGATTAAACGATTCAAGGATTCTGTATAAGCGTTTGTAATCGGAGAATTGAAGTAATTGAATATTTCCTCTTCCCAATTATTCATAGCCTTAATCAGATCTTCAAAATAAGTCATTAATTCTTTTGGTACATTTGAAAGCCAACTTTGATAGAGTTTATAGGCGTCGTTGATTGATTCGGCTTCATAGATGTCAAAAAAATGCTCTTTGAGTTCATAAGCCTGTCCAAGCACTGGAAAGTTTTGAGTCCATACTTGTAGCTTTATCTGGTCATCAAAATCTATTAAGTCTTTATTCCTTGTAAGAAGGACATAACGATCTCTCATAAGTTGTCTGCGTTCTTTCGCTGATACATTTTGTCGGTTAGCTTTTCGGATTTTCTCTAAGGCTTCATTGGCTAATTTAACAACATGAAATTTATCAATTACAATTTTGGCATGTGGTATCACTGCGTTAACAGCACTCTTATAAGGATTCCACATATCCATAGCTACCAGTTCAATTTTATCAATTTCTTGGAGCTTTGAAAGGTAACTGATAACAGTATCTTTATTTCGTTTTCGTAAAATGTTAATGACTGACTTGTTTTCAACATCTGTTATGACACAACGATAGTTTTTAAGCAAATGGACTTCATCAATACCAAGCCATTTAGGAGTTCTAAAATCAGTTTGAGCTTCAAGTTCTGTAACATAATCATTAAAGATGTTTCTTACAGTCTTTTCATCAATCCCTATATCATATGCAACACTGGTAAAGGTCTTTTCTAGACTTGCTACCTGAATCCAATCTAGAAGTCTATTGGTTACAGAACGATTTACATCCATATCAGGCAAGTTTTCAAAGAATGTTTCATTACATTCACGACACTTGTAACGTTGGCGTTTGATGAATAAGCCGACACGTTTTGCATGCATAGGTAAATCAAAAAACAACTGTTGCTTCTTACCGTGTTTATAAAGATTAGACACCGTACCACATTTATGACAATGGGAGGGAGGTGAAATAGTTGGCTGCACCAAGAACCTATAATCGTCCCTACTCTCTTCCATATCGAGAATTATATAATTTGCTAGATTAAGCATATTGATTGTCATCTGTTTTCTTCCTTTATTAATTATCGTTAAACCCGTTTATAAACTAGAAAGAAAATGAATAGCCCAGTAACAGAAATTAATAGAAACCGCTTTAAAGATTCTGCTATTTAGTTGTTTAAATTAAATACCTAAATGGTAAATCGCTCCTACATAGTAGAAAGTATTGATTTTGCATGTTTTCTCGCTATATCTCTTCGCTCTTGCATAGTTAACTTGTTAAATTGTTGATCATTAGGCAATATAAGATAACTTAAAAATACACCTCCCAACTGTCTTGCACAAAAGTCGATATCAACTTGATGATCTTTACGTTTGAAATGACATTCTAGTCCTTTTTTTATACTTGAAAAGATAATTTCTGGTAAGTTAATTTTATCTGTTAAATTTCCCCTTAAACTCTCTGATAAAAGCATCCTTATCAAATCATAATTTTTTGATAATACTTCTAGTCTGTTTTCAATAATGTTCGTTAAAAATAATTCAGTATCTTTTTCTTTTGCAATTTCTAAAACATGGGAACCAAACTTATTTTCTAATACATGTTTGATAACTGTAATAAATAGGTTCTCTTTCGTGGAATATCTCCGATACAATGTTACCTCTGCTACGCCTGCTTCTTTAGCAACTTCCTGCGTTGTCGCTTGTAATCCTTTTTTTATAAAAACAGAAATAGCTCCTTTAAAGATTTGATCCGTTTTATCCAGCAAATCTCATCACCTTCTCACTCTTTTTTGTATGATAAACCAGTATGTGAAAAATTAAGATGTTTGTTTTATTTTTACAAATCTGTCTAGTATAATCAAGATTGGCGGCATTACAATCAATGTAGAGAATAACGCAAGTGAAATGTTAGTGAGTGTCATCAGTCCAAAATTGTTCAAAATTACAAAATCGGATGCAAGCAAGGCACTAAATCCGCCAATTGTCGTAATGGCCGATACAAAAACGGCTTTACCAATGTTTTTGTTGGCCATTTTGATGGCTTCCCTGCTCTGGTAACCTTTCTCTCTTTCTTCATAATATCGTTCCATGATTAATACGGTAAACTCCGTGCCGATACCAATAATTAATGCTCCCAATGTCGCCGTTAGTGGTGTGTAACTCATATCCAAAAAGTACATTACTAAACCAGACCATCCTACAATGAATATAATAGGCAACAAAGGAATAAACGCCTTAACAGGATGCCTGTAAATAACTAATAAACTTAAGAATACAAGTCCCATTCCAATCAAGGTCATCTGATATCTGCCAGTTGTCAAGCCTTGAATCATCTCCACATCTAAAACGGATTTTCCTGTGATTGTTGTTTCAAGCATATCCAAATCATTATTTTCCAAATAAACACCTAAGTCATCAATGAATAATTCTAAATCATTTGCCTCTAAGTGTTCAATTCCTACGGTAATAACACCTTTTGTTTCTGATTCATTAAAGAAAAGTTTTAACTGGCTTTCTGGTATATTAGCAACTTCCTCCTTAAATTCTTCGCCATCAGGCAACTCTTCATTGTTCATTTGCTTCACAACGCTTGTGAGCGAGTTTGTTTTTACAACAACATCAGGAAATTCAGTTTCAAGGGATTCTGTCAAATCATCAACCCATGTATTCACTTGATCCGAGAAAATATCGTAGCTTTCATATACAATGGATATTTGATCTGTTGTGCCGAGAACATCCCGTAATTTATGAATGTCATTTAATTCCTGTGTATCCTGAGGCATGAAGGTTTCCATATCTGTTTCCGCATCAGCATCCAGATCCACCCAGATACCAAAAGCTGCAGTGACAGCTACGATTATGATAATTATCCAACGAAAGGTGATTGTTTTTCCCGTGATGCAATCAAGCACTTTATCCGTTTTGGAAGGTGATCTTTTTTGCCGTTGTTTCGGTTGTTTTCCTTTATCTTCACTAAAAAAATAATCTCTGGTAAATAGTATTGGAATTAAAAGAAATATCCCTAGAATAAAACTTACCACTAAGCCGATTGTTAACATTTTACCAAAGTCTTGTATCATTGGTACAGGTGATGCATACAGTGAAATAAATCCAAGTGCTGTCGCAATCATTGCAGTTAAGACTGCCGGCACCATCATTTTTATGGTTTTATTTAAACTATCCTTCGCTTTCTCTTTATCGTTATTCATTCGAATCCTCCTTCGCTATTTCCTCTGCATAACGGTTTTGGAACTGAATGGCATAATCGATACCAAGACCAATTAAAATTGGAAAAACAGCCATTGATACCATGGTAATTGGTATTTGTAACCAGCCCATTAAACCTACCGTTCCGATAACTGCAATGAGAACAGTTACTAATGGCAATAAACGCCAACGGACTTTAAAGACAATAGATAACACAATCACCATGATTATAAGTGCCAGCCCCATCATGGTTTGAATACTTTCCTGCATGGAAGAGCGAGTAGCATGATCAAGTACAGGTTTCCCTGATACCATTGTTTCTGCTGATTCAATTTCTTCCTTATCTAAATAGTTGTTTATCGTATCAATTACTTCCGTTTTTTCTGCATCCTCTGTATCTCCATTAAGTTTTATCATCATGGTCATGCTTTGATCATCTATAATTACTTCTTCAAACATTGGGCGAAGTTCATCGTCATCATCATAAATCATGTTATCCAGTGTGTCTTGATTCTCAGGTAATCCAGGGGTCATAATGTCTGAGTAATCATAGATGGTTTTCATGTTTTCACTTATGGTTTGTAAATTCTCACCCATTTCGGCTAGACCGTCAGCAAGTTGGCTTAGCATCTCTGCCTGTTCTTTCTGTTTTCCTTCTATTTCTTCCTTGAGCCCTTGCATTTCCTTTTCTTTTTCAGCTCGTTGTTCATCCATTTTTGCTTGCATTTCTTCCTGTTGAGTTTCCTGCTGTTCTTTCATTTCCTGCTTCATCTGTTCTTGTTTCTCTTGTTGCCCCTCTTGTCTTTGTGCTTGCATCTCTTTCTGTTTCTCTACCTGCTCTTGTATTTGTTCAAGCTGCCCGTTTTGCTGAATTAACTGTTCGTCCAGTTTCTGTTGTATATTATTTAGGCCTTCTATTGTTTGTTCGGGGATACCAGGAAGTTGTGCCGAATCTTCAGATATCTGTGTCATTTGTTGTGACAGTTGAATTAATCCCTGACTGGCTTCCTGTATCTGTTCCTTCTGAGGGGTATCTTCCATTCGTTCTGCCAGTTCACTTAAATTCTTCCCTAATTCATTCGTTTGACGACCAAATTCGGCATATCCATCTACCAGATTTGTTGTTCCTTCTTCCAAATTCCCCTGAGCCCCAATCATGTTGGAGAATCCTTCATTTAACTCAGCAATTTGTCCTTCTATATCCGGAAGTCTAATCTCACCAACCTCAGGAAGCTGACTCTCCGTTTCTCCAACTTCAGGTAACGACGGCTCTTCTATCTCAGGGAGCTTTGGTTCCTCCAGCTCAAGAAGTGCCATTTCTTGATCACTCTCAGCATTTCCCTTCAGCTCATCACTAATGTCAGTTAGTTGACTCCCCATTTCATTTAACCCATCAATTGTTTCAGAAATACCATCTTGAAACGTATCCGATTGGTTATTTGCAATTTCTTCCACAAGTGTAACTGGGCTTAATATACTGTATATCGAATCATTATTTTGCAGCACATCTTCTATCCCTTTCATATGCTTTAAATGATCAGGGGTCAGTAAATTTTCTGATTCATACAAAACAATAATCGATTCCCCACCAAATTCCTCCTCCAACATTAAGTTATCTTGATATACATCTGAGCTAGGTTCTACCAGCGTATCGTTCCCAGTAGCCATAAATACATCTTTTACGCCAACTGCTAATAGAACCACAATGATCATCATGATAAAAATGGACTTCATCGGAAAATTACTTAATACTTTCGCAAGTCTTTTTAACATATTCATGTACTTCCTCCTTTTTTTCACCACTTTAAATGTTTGTTAGTAATAACTTTCATTTTTTTATAAAAAATCTTCCAAACGGTTAAAACTTCTTCAATAATGTAAGTTACCACTAACACACATATTACCAATAAATATTTTGGTTGTAAAGAAAGTTTTAAACATAAGGAAAATCGTATTTGTATAAAGAAAAAATGTCGCTCCAGTCATTTGACCCTTTTCTCTAACTATATTTCTACATGATTATCCGATTTATGATTCTAAGAAAGCTAATTTTCTAAAATGATTTTCCACACGATAATCCGAATACCCCATATTTTAAACCTGCATTGTGGCGTTACCCCCTTTATTTTTATTATAAACTTAGAAAAGACTTGGCATATACTATAAACGTTAAATTTATCATTTCCTATAATATACATCGAAACCCCAGATGTAATCATCTGAGGTTTCTTGACAAACATGTCCCTTCATGCATATGCGTATATAAATGAACAAGTTATTTCTATGATTCATTCAGGGCGGATGATGACATGTTTATATTTTTGTATACTTACTAATATTTAACAAAATACCTACAGAGCAAAGAATTAATGTTAAGGAAGATCCTCCATAACTCAAAAATGGTAAAGTAATTCCAGTTACAGGAATTAGCCCAATGACGACACTAATATTAATCATTGCTTGTATCGCTAGCATGGACACGATGCCTAGAGCTAATAGACGGGCGAAACTATCTGGTGCTTCTAAGGATATTTTGATTCCTCTCCAAAACAACAAAAGAAATAATATAATCACAACCGTACCGCCAATAAATCCTAATTCCTCACCCAAGATAGCAAAGATAAAATCCGTTTGAGGTTCTGGTAAATAAAAATATTTTTGTAAACTATTCCCGAATCCTAATCCTAATAAACCACCTGGACCGATCGCATATAATGATTGAATAATTTGGAAACCATCTCCTAGCGGATCCTCCCATGGGTTCAAAAAAGCTGTAATCCGACTAATTCTATATGGTGCAGAAGCAATCAAACCAATAAAACCCACTAACCCTAGAGCTCCTAAACCAAAAAAATGAGATAATCTAGCGCCTGCAGTAAAGACCATCACCATACAAGTTAATACTAATACCATACCTGTTCCTAAATCTGGCTGCAACATAATTAAACCAAAAGCAGTAAATATCAATAGAATGGAAGGTAAAAACCCTTTTTTGAACGATGTAATATATTTTTGATATTTGGCTAAGTGGGAAGCTAGGAAAATAATCAAACCTAATTTCATAAATTCTGACGGTTGAATACTAAATGCCCCAATTCCAATCCAACTTTGCGCTCCTCCTCTTATCATGCCAATGCCAGGTATTAAAACAAGAAATAATAAACAAAAACAAACTAGTAAAATCAGCTTTGCATACTTTTTCCATGTTGTATAAGGAACATTCATAATAAGCAACATAGCTATTACTCCAGTACCCGCAAATAACAGTTGTCGTTTTACATAATAGAAGGAATCAGAAAACTTATACGCTGACCAAACATAAGATGAACTATAAACCATTACAACACCAATTACGAGCAATCCAATAATAACTCCCATTAAAATATAATCTGGTGAAGCATTTGTTGAACGGTTTGTTTTTTGTAGCAAAAATAACACCCCACTTTTGATTATTACCAGGGGGTGTTTAAAAAGGATGCATCAATAATAGAAATGCGTATAAGATTATTTTTGTTCGTGATTGTAAAATGAACCATCAACCAGTAAATATTTTCAGCGTAGGAGTAGACAATAATCATACGCCAAGGTAAGTAGTTTCCTTCGTCATTCGGTGATTACTGGTAAGCAATCTAACTTCTCAATACGTAAATAAGCTTTCCACATTGAAATAACTTCTAATTTCTAACACCCTTTTATTATCTATTAAACAAGCCCCTATACTAATGTATGCACGGCTTGTATAAACATGTCTCCTCTTTCTTCAAACGTGCGATATTGATCCCAGCTTGCACAAGCAGGTGATAACAAGATGACATCATTAGGTTCAGATATTTCATAAGCTTCCTGTACTGCTGTTTGCACATTTTTAGTTACACGAATATCAGAAACTTGCGCTTTCATTCCCAAATTTTCTAGTTTTGAAGCAGTTTCACCAAATAATACCATTGCTTTCACGTGCTGCATATATGGTAGGAGTTCGTCAAAACCGTTACCACGGTCTAATCCTCCTGCAAGTAGAATAATAGGTTGATTAAAGGCTGATAAAGCTTTTTGCGTAGCTAGACAATTGGTAGCTTTTGAATCATTATAAAACAATCGCTCACGGTGATTTTCTACAAATTGTAATCTGTGCTTCACACCTGTAAACATACTTAACACTTTTTGAATTCCTTCATTTGTTGCTCCACTTAACTTAGCAGCTGCTACACTAGCTAAAATATTCTCGTAATTATGCGATCCTAATAAGACAATATCCTTACGTTCCATAATTTTTTCTTCTTTAAAGTAGATCGCTTCGTTGTCAAGCCAAGCCCCATCGCTCTGTTTCCTTTTAACAGAAAATGGTATTTTTTGCGCTTTTGCAAGTTTAATAGCCTTTAACAAATTTTTATCTTCTGCGTTATAAACAAGAAAATCATCTTTCGTTTGGTTTTTAAAAATATTATATTTTGCTTGTTTATAGTTTTCCCATGTTTTGTGATAATCTAGATGGGCTTTAAATATATTAAGTAGTACAGCAATTTTCGGTTTAAATTTCTCGACGCCCATTAATTGAAAAGATGATAGCTCTAGTACAAGATTCTCTTTTGGATGCAAATTTTTTGCCACTTCAGTTGCAACAATGCCAATATTCCCTGCAACTTTAACAGGTTTTTCACTTTGCTTTAGCATTTCAGTAGTTAAAGTCGTCGTCGTTGTTTTACCATTAGAACCTGTTATTCCAATAATTGGTCCGCTTGCCAATTGACCCGCTATTTCAATTTCAGTTATTACAGGTATTCCCCTTTGTTGGGCTGCTACAACAATAGGGTTATCATAGGAAATACCAGGGTTTTTAACGATGACTTCTATCCCATCTAAAACACGAATAGGGTGAGAGCCGAGAATTAACTCTCCCCCTATCTCTACCCCCATCTCTACCCTCATCTTATTTAATTGGTTTACATTTGCATCAGATTCTGTTGCATTTTGATCATTTATTCGCACTTTTTTCCCCTGTTCGAGTAATGTGGTTGCGGCTGCCGTACCGCTTTTCGCTAGCCCCAAAACTAAAACATGCTCATAAGGGAAATCTTTTAATTTTCTCAACTTATACCCACCTCAATATAAATTCCTAACGCGGCAAAAACAAGCCCTACTAGCCAAAAGGTTGTAACTACTCGCCATTCTGACCATCCCAAAAGCTCATAATGATGATGTAATGGGCTCATTTTAAATACTCTTTTTCCAGTTGTTTTAAATGATATAACTTGTATGATAACAGATAATGTTTCAATAACGAACACGCCGCCAATAACAACTAAAATAATTTCAAGTTTTGTTAAAATAGCAATGATCGCAATTGCTCCACCTAAGGCTAAAGAGCCGGTATCGCCCATAAAGACCTTCGCAGGGTGCGCATTAAATACTAAAAAGCCAAGTAAAGCACCAACGATGGCCAGCGCAAATATTGCTACCTCACTTTGTGGATATCCATACAATGCTAACACGGCAAATGCACCAAAAGCAATGGCAGCAGTACCAGCTAGCAAACCGTCTAATCCATCTGTTAAATTTACTGCATTAGATGCTCCAACAAGCATAACTATAATTAAAAGAGCATATGCCCAGCCAAGCTCTAATTGGAAGGTCGTTCCGGGTACAGATATATAAGTAGGAAAACCTTGTGCTTTTAAGACAAAATAAACAACCAGCGCAGTAATAAGTTGCCCAAGTAATTTTTGCTTGGAAGTTAATCCGAGATTTCTTTTTTTCATTATTTTTATAAAATCATCCAAAAATCCAAGTAACCCGTATCCTACTAATACGAACAACAAAATCCACATTTCATAGTTAACCCCAACTGGATTTACTTTCCAACTCATAATGAGAGAGGTGATAACAATACTGAATACAATCATAATCCCTCCCATTGTCGGCGTCCCGGTTTTTTTTAGATGGGATTTAGGTCCTTCTTCTCTAATACTTTGCCCAAACTTCAATCTACGCAAAAATGGAATAAAAATAGGAGATAAAAGGACGGTAATTAAAAACGCTATTAAAATAGTTACCATTAACATAGTGATATTCATTACTTTTCCTCCTTCGTTAGAAACCGTCCATCAATTCATTGACTATCGTTTTAATTCAGCTAAAATCGATTCAAATTTTAGGCCTCTCGATGCTTTAAATAATATAATTGCCTCTTCATGTAAATGGGGTTTTATATCATGAAGCAATTCAGCCTTATTCGTATAATGTGCAGCAGAAATATTGCTTCCTTGTTCTATTACTGCCTCTGTAATATATTTAGAAGCTTCACCATATGTGTAGACATTTGTAATTGGATTTTCGATGACAGCAGCTACAGATCGATGAATCGCCTCTGTATGTGCTCCTAATTCTAAAATATCCCCTAAAACAAGAATTTTTTCAGAATAATCTTCAAGCTGTTTTATTACTTCAATGGCAGCCTTCATAGAAGTTGCCGAAGCATTATAAGCATCATTAATTAACGTCACACCATTTTTTCCGTTTATCTTTTCAAAGCGCATTCCTGTCTTTTTAATATGATAAAAAGCCAATTGAATCTGTTCTACATCGATGTTCATACAAATTGCAACAGAAATTGCTAACGTAGCATTTTTAGCATGGTGTTTTCCTAAAAACGGAATCGTGTATGACGTAGCTTTGTTTATTATAAACGATGTTGCGTTGTCTTGTATATAAACCTTTGTTATTTGATATATGTTATGTTCTGCAAAACCACAAGTAATCAGCTTTTTTTGACCATGACAATGCTGCAATAAAGGTTCATCACCATCTATAATAAGCGCTCCTTTATCGCTTAATCCAAGTAAAATTTCTAATTTAGCCTTCGCTATATTTTCTCTAGAGCCTAGAAACTCAATATGAGATTCACCAATATTAGTAATTATTGCATAATCTGGTTTAGCTATATTGGTTAATACTTTTATTTCACCAGCATGGTTCATTCCCATTTCAACAACTAAAACTTCGGTATCTGGCTTCATTGATAAGATGGTCAGTGGGACACCGATGTGATTATTAAGGTTCCCTTGCGTATAATGAGTCCGATAGGTCGTTTGCATAATAGCTGCAACCATATCCTTCGTAGATGTTTTACCATTTGACCCCGTAATACCAATCACAACTGGATTGATTTTCTCGCGATAGGCAGTAGCCAGTTTTTGTAAAGCAGCCAACGTATCTTCTACATAGAAGACCATTAATGAAGAAGATACAGCTTCAGGAAGCTCTTTTTGCTCACTCCATAAAACGGCAATAGCTCCGTTATCTACTGCTTGCAATACATAATCATGGCCATCAAAATTTTCACCAATAATCGGTACGAATAAACCATTGGTCATTTCTGTACGACTGTCGGTATAAACGCCATGAATCGTTTGTTGATTCGCACTTCCTTTATAATCCAAAAACACATGAGTAAGCCAATTCACCGTAAACATTAGGCACGCTCCTTAGCTAGAATGGCTTGACGAGCAACTTCACGGTCGTCAAAATCATATTTTGTATGGCCTATTTGCTGATACGTTTCATGCCCTTTTCCCGCAATGATAATCACGTCATCTTCTGTTGCTTGGTTTATCGCTTCCTGAATAGCAACTTTTCGATCAGCAATGACGTCAAATGCTGTATCTTGATCTAATCCACTCGTCATATCTTCAAGAATAGCTAATGGATCTTCTGTTCTCGGGTTATCAGAAGTGAAGATC
It encodes:
- a CDS encoding UDP-N-acetylmuramoyl-tripeptide--D-alanyl-D-alanine ligase translates to MFTVNWLTHVFLDYKGSANQQTIHGVYTDSRTEMTNGLFVPIIGENFDGHDYVLQAVDNGAIAVLWSEQKELPEAVSSSLMVFYVEDTLAALQKLATAYREKINPVVIGITGSNGKTSTKDMVAAIMQTTYRTHYTQGNLNNHIGVPLTILSMKPDTEVLVVEMGMNHAGEIKVLTNIAKPDYAIITNIGESHIEFLGSRENIAKAKLEILLGLSDKGALIIDGDEPLLQHCHGQKKLITCGFAEHNIYQITKVYIQDNATSFIINKATSYTIPFLGKHHAKNATLAISVAICMNIDVEQIQLAFYHIKKTGMRFEKINGKNGVTLINDAYNASATSMKAAIEVIKQLEDYSEKILVLGDILELGAHTEAIHRSVAAVIENPITNVYTYGEASKYITEAVIEQGSNISAAHYTNKAELLHDIKPHLHEEAIILFKASRGLKFESILAELKR